The following coding sequences lie in one Synechococcus sp. PCC 7336 genomic window:
- a CDS encoding phycocyanobilin:ferredoxin oxidoreductase, protein MSAISIQDRQHPLIGRLANRILEIWEAHLELSPYRLPEDLGYIEGKLEGERLTIENRCFQTPQFRKLHLELARVGESLEILHCVMFPKPSYDLPVFGCDLVGGRGQISAAIADLSPVEAQLPAEYQSQLNPWLKRQAAFSQQRQLPQWGNIFSPYCLFVRPIGPGEEQLFLDATTAYLEFHCGRASASQPVDREQQANIVAGQQRYCDRQQQNDKTRRVLEKAFGKQWTDRYISTVLFDSPDPAPQSQSSPRSTP, encoded by the coding sequence ATGAGTGCAATCTCGATACAAGATCGGCAACATCCCCTCATCGGCAGGCTGGCGAACCGTATTTTAGAGATCTGGGAGGCTCATCTGGAGTTATCCCCCTACCGGTTGCCAGAAGATCTCGGATATATCGAGGGGAAACTCGAAGGGGAGCGGCTGACGATTGAAAATCGCTGTTTCCAGACCCCTCAATTTCGCAAGTTGCACCTAGAGTTGGCTCGGGTAGGGGAGTCGTTAGAGATTCTCCACTGTGTCATGTTCCCGAAGCCCAGTTACGATTTGCCCGTGTTTGGCTGCGATTTGGTGGGGGGACGGGGACAGATTAGTGCGGCGATCGCCGATTTGTCGCCGGTAGAAGCCCAATTGCCCGCCGAATACCAAAGTCAGTTAAACCCTTGGCTGAAGCGGCAAGCAGCATTCAGTCAACAGCGGCAGTTGCCGCAGTGGGGCAATATTTTTTCCCCTTACTGCCTGTTTGTGCGTCCGATTGGGCCGGGTGAAGAGCAGCTCTTTTTGGACGCCACGACTGCCTATCTAGAGTTTCACTGCGGGCGGGCGAGTGCTTCTCAGCCTGTAGACCGCGAGCAGCAGGCGAATATTGTGGCGGGGCAGCAGCGCTATTGCGATCGCCAGCAGCAAAATGACAAAACTCGTCGCGTCTTGGAAAAGGCGTTTGGCAAGCAGTGGACAGACCGCTACATCAGCACGGTCCTGTTCGACTCGCCCGACCCCGCTCCTCAATCGCAATCCAGTCCTCGGTCCACCCCGTAA
- the cynS gene encoding cyanase produces the protein MAIPPIVEELLAAKKKKGLSFADLEAVVGRDEVWVAAVVYRQASASEEEAKKIIGALGLDSSYVEALMECPLKGALDPLVPTDPLIYRFYEIMQVYGLPVKSVVHEKFGDGIMSAIDFSIEVEKEEDPKGDRVKVIMCGKFLPYKKW, from the coding sequence ATGGCTATTCCACCCATTGTGGAAGAACTTTTGGCAGCAAAGAAGAAAAAGGGACTCTCCTTTGCCGATCTCGAAGCAGTTGTCGGTCGGGATGAAGTTTGGGTTGCGGCTGTAGTCTACCGTCAAGCCAGCGCATCTGAAGAAGAGGCGAAGAAAATTATCGGGGCTCTCGGGCTCGACTCCAGCTATGTCGAAGCCCTGATGGAATGCCCCCTCAAAGGGGCGCTCGATCCGTTAGTGCCCACCGATCCGCTCATCTACCGCTTTTACGAGATTATGCAAGTGTATGGTTTGCCCGTGAAGTCAGTCGTACACGAGAAGTTTGGAGATGGCATTATGAGTGCGATCGACTTTTCGATCGAGGTGGAAAAGGAGGAGGACCCGAAAGGCGATCGGGTCAAAGTGATTATGTGCGGCAAGTTCCTACCCTACAAAAAGTGGTAG
- a CDS encoding pentapeptide repeat-containing protein produces the protein MSVYTPDRVLDLIRRGLPLAKAELAHIELQGLCLDGADFSRAYMRVANLANASCQKANFSGTVLIRGWLVGAILAGADLSRAQLTAARLERANLREVEAVGARLHGAILDGADASLAQLEGANLEDCSGRRAVMQAANLVKANLSFSDWSEADFSSAKLVGANLDGANLTRAKLAGAQLDRARLTRVRLAAADLTSADALGSNLTEAYLADANFTAAELDTAIAHLAYAHNANFTQASLFGSSWDGAILSDANFTQANLVDASFEGADLSGAVFEGTDVRGATLTDAIGLSEAQRRGLRDLGALNVPTA, from the coding sequence ATGAGCGTTTATACCCCCGATCGAGTTCTCGATCTCATTCGACGAGGACTGCCGCTGGCCAAAGCAGAGCTGGCTCACATCGAACTCCAAGGGTTGTGTTTGGATGGGGCCGATTTTTCCCGTGCTTACATGCGAGTAGCCAATCTCGCCAATGCCTCCTGCCAAAAAGCTAATTTCTCTGGAACAGTGCTAATTCGAGGCTGGTTGGTGGGGGCGATCTTGGCTGGAGCCGATCTGAGCCGCGCTCAACTCACCGCTGCGCGACTCGAACGGGCCAATCTGCGCGAGGTCGAGGCTGTGGGGGCTCGCCTGCACGGAGCAATTTTGGATGGGGCAGATGCCTCGCTCGCCCAATTGGAAGGGGCCAACCTAGAAGATTGCAGCGGTCGGCGGGCAGTGATGCAAGCCGCCAATTTAGTGAAAGCCAATCTGAGTTTCAGCGATTGGAGCGAGGCGGATTTTTCCAGTGCCAAGCTGGTGGGGGCCAATCTAGATGGGGCCAATCTCACCCGTGCCAAGCTGGCGGGCGCTCAACTCGATCGCGCTCGGCTCACCCGCGTCCGCCTAGCTGCTGCCGATTTAACGTCTGCCGATGCCTTAGGCAGTAACTTAACCGAAGCTTATTTGGCAGATGCCAACTTCACTGCAGCCGAACTGGATACGGCGATCGCCCATTTAGCCTATGCCCATAACGCTAACTTCACCCAGGCTTCCTTATTTGGCAGCAGTTGGGACGGGGCCATCTTATCCGATGCGAATTTCACCCAAGCCAATTTGGTCGATGCCAGTTTTGAAGGGGCTGACCTATCGGGAGCTGTCTTTGAGGGAACTGACGTTCGCGGCGCTACTCTGACTGATGCAATCGGTTTGAGCGAAGCACAGCGACGGGGCCTGCGCGATCTCGGCGCATTAAATGTCCCGACTGCATAA
- a CDS encoding Uma2 family endonuclease, whose protein sequence is MVTIQLRQLSVPPGQRLLLQDVSWPEFEAILAELGEHRGTRIAYDNGLLEIMAPLPEHESVKETIGDLLKALLEELEIEFLTLGSTTFKNSKMLKGIEPDQCFYIQHEAKVRGKKRLDLTVDPPPDLALEVDIISRTHPETYAALGVPELWRRAGREVSIYQLRDGEYFEVNESPTFLGWPLQAEIPKYVEQSQTEGRNRAMRAFRLWVRARLAQ, encoded by the coding sequence ATGGTAACGATTCAGCTGCGACAGTTAAGCGTCCCGCCGGGACAGCGATTGCTGCTCCAGGATGTGAGTTGGCCTGAATTTGAGGCCATCTTGGCAGAACTGGGGGAACACCGAGGCACTCGCATTGCTTACGACAATGGTCTATTAGAAATTATGGCTCCGTTACCAGAGCACGAATCGGTTAAGGAAACGATCGGCGACCTGTTGAAAGCATTGCTGGAAGAACTCGAGATTGAATTTCTCACTCTCGGCTCGACAACATTTAAGAACTCGAAAATGCTGAAGGGCATTGAGCCAGACCAGTGTTTCTACATTCAGCACGAGGCAAAAGTCAGGGGTAAAAAGCGGTTGGATTTAACTGTAGACCCGCCGCCCGATTTAGCTCTAGAGGTGGATATCATTTCCCGTACCCATCCTGAAACCTATGCCGCGTTGGGAGTGCCGGAGCTATGGCGGCGGGCAGGCCGGGAAGTGAGCATTTATCAGCTTCGGGATGGAGAGTATTTTGAGGTGAATGAGAGCCCGACATTTTTAGGCTGGCCGTTGCAGGCGGAAATTCCAAAGTATGTAGAGCAAAGCCAAACGGAAGGGCGGAATCGAGCCATGCGGGCATTTCGCCTGTGGGTGAGGGCACGATTAGCGCAGTGA
- a CDS encoding photosystem II reaction center protein T, with product MEALAYVFILFLTLGLLFFAIAFRETPKVDVPPSTDKD from the coding sequence ATGGAAGCTTTGGCCTACGTTTTCATTCTGTTTCTAACATTGGGTCTGTTGTTCTTCGCGATCGCCTTCCGGGAGACTCCGAAGGTTGACGTGCCTCCTTCGACTGACAAAGACTAG